From one Variovorax sp. PBL-H6 genomic stretch:
- a CDS encoding RluA family pseudouridine synthase — MKTVPSIISTTPLGEPPDGVEHEEGDEPTEPSETRSFLIHEAQHGQRLDRALAALVPEFSRSYLQQLIEAGAVAIQHRVANKAAATVHAGEIGSIELRPTPQSQAFKAEHMPITVVHEDEHLRIIDKPAGLVVHPAPGHWSGTLLNGLLALDPRAALLPRAGIVHRLDRDTSGLMVVARSRAAMDALVALIAAREVKRQYLALAHRSWEGAAARHVDAAIGRDPRNRLRMAVVDLQRHSGKPARTLIEALDSNDRGCTVRCTLETGRTHQIRVHMASIGHPLVADTVYGGLSAAGLARQALHAFRLAFVHPVTGAPMEFLCAPPPDLVQAMQAWGLDYNRA, encoded by the coding sequence GTGAAAACAGTGCCTTCAATTATATCGACCACCCCCCTCGGCGAGCCTCCGGACGGGGTCGAGCACGAGGAGGGCGACGAGCCGACCGAGCCCAGCGAGACCCGCAGCTTCCTCATCCACGAGGCGCAGCACGGGCAGCGCCTCGACCGCGCGCTGGCGGCGCTCGTGCCCGAGTTCTCGCGCAGCTATCTGCAGCAGCTGATCGAGGCAGGCGCGGTCGCGATCCAGCATCGCGTCGCCAACAAGGCCGCCGCGACGGTCCATGCCGGCGAGATCGGCAGCATCGAACTTCGGCCTACGCCGCAGAGCCAGGCCTTCAAAGCGGAGCACATGCCGATCACGGTGGTGCACGAGGACGAGCACCTGCGCATCATCGACAAGCCGGCGGGCCTCGTCGTCCACCCCGCGCCGGGCCATTGGAGCGGTACGCTGCTCAACGGGCTGCTCGCGCTGGACCCGCGGGCCGCGCTGCTGCCGCGCGCGGGCATCGTCCACCGGCTGGACCGCGACACCAGCGGCCTCATGGTGGTGGCCCGCAGCCGCGCAGCGATGGATGCACTCGTGGCGCTCATCGCCGCCCGCGAGGTCAAGCGCCAGTATCTCGCGCTCGCGCACCGCAGCTGGGAGGGGGCTGCCGCGCGCCATGTGGATGCGGCGATCGGGCGCGATCCGCGAAACCGGTTGCGCATGGCCGTCGTCGACTTGCAGCGCCACTCCGGAAAGCCGGCGCGCACACTGATCGAGGCCCTGGACAGCAACGATCGGGGCTGCACCGTGCGCTGCACGCTGGAGACCGGGCGCACGCACCAGATCCGCGTGCACATGGCCTCCATCGGCCATCCGCTGGTGGCGGACACGGTCTATGGCGGCCTCTCCGCCGCGGGGCTGGCGCGGCAGGCGCTGCATGCCTTCAGGCTCGCATTCGTGCATCCGGTCACCGGCGCGCCGATGGAGTTCCTGTGCGCACCGCCTCCCGACCTGGTGCAGGCTATGCAGGCCTGGGGGCTGGATTACAATCGCGCCTGA
- a CDS encoding outer membrane protein assembly factor BamD produces the protein MSRAKLSVVPAWLALCSAAWLVAGCSSTSADKTANWSPNRIYSEAKEEADSGAYDKAVPLFEKLEGRAAGTPLAQQAQLDKAFAQYKSGDKAAAIATLDRFMKLHPASPAMDYALYLKGVINFNDDLGMFGWLTRQDLSERDQKAAKESFEAFKELVTRFPGSRYTPDARQRMNYIVNSLAQYEVHVARYYYSRGAYLAAINRAQLALADYREVPALEEALYIMVQSYDALGMADLRDDAKRVLTTNYPQSEYLSRGFRGKDDPWWKLW, from the coding sequence ATGAGTCGCGCCAAATTATCGGTTGTCCCCGCCTGGCTGGCCTTGTGCTCGGCCGCATGGCTGGTGGCCGGCTGCTCGTCGACCTCGGCCGACAAGACCGCGAACTGGAGTCCCAACCGCATCTACTCCGAAGCCAAGGAGGAAGCGGACTCCGGTGCCTACGACAAGGCGGTTCCGTTGTTCGAAAAGCTCGAGGGGCGCGCCGCCGGCACGCCCCTCGCGCAGCAGGCGCAACTGGACAAGGCCTTCGCACAATACAAGTCCGGCGACAAGGCCGCAGCCATCGCGACCCTCGACCGCTTCATGAAGCTGCATCCGGCCAGTCCGGCGATGGATTACGCGCTCTATCTCAAGGGCGTCATCAACTTCAACGACGACCTCGGCATGTTCGGCTGGCTGACGCGGCAGGACCTGTCGGAACGCGACCAGAAGGCGGCCAAGGAATCCTTCGAGGCCTTCAAGGAACTGGTCACCCGTTTCCCGGGGTCACGCTACACGCCCGATGCGCGTCAGCGCATGAACTACATCGTCAACTCGCTGGCCCAGTACGAGGTGCACGTCGCACGCTACTACTACAGCCGCGGTGCCTACCTGGCCGCGATCAACCGGGCGCAGCTCGCGCTCGCGGACTACCGCGAAGTGCCGGCGCTCGAAGAGGCGCTCTACATCATGGTCCAGTCGTACGACGCGCTCGGCATGGCCGACCTCCGCGACGACGCGAAACGCGTGCTGACCACCAACTATCCCCAGAGCGAGTACCTTTCGCGCGGCTTCCGCGGCAAGGACGACCCGTGGTGGAAGCTTTGGTAG
- a CDS encoding ATP-dependent DNA helicase translates to MSIVDWPEDFEADAASEEPVRAAREEGYLAAEVQAAFAEHGVLSQAAEHFREREGQTQMALAVARAIDQGGVLVVEAGTGVGKTFSYLVPALLSGERVLLSTATKALQDQLFGRDLPRLVEALGLPLRTALLKGRASYLCLHRLDQARHDASLPERGSLRTLAKIEQWSKATRTGDLAELPGLDERSPLIPLVTSTRDNCLGAQCPQFKPCHVNLARREAMAADVVVINHHLFFADLAVRESGMAELLPTVRVVVFDEAHQLNETGVQFLGVQLSSGQALDFARDMLAAGLQHARGLVDWQQLVGATEHAARELRLAAGKQWPGTKLRWAGPAPEGVPAEDWQAALDALKHAFAEAARGLDTVSELSPDFVRLHDRAEQLAERAARFAKPCAPESVRWVDVGTQLRLIESPLDIAEAVRTRVLKTGQGDAQEHGRAWVFTSATLGDDPKLRWFTEPCGLESAEVLRVQSPFDYARQAALYVPRAFPKPSDPTHSAQVARLAAQGAAVLGGRTLVLTTTLRALRTIGDAIRQHFEPIDAARRPELLVQGELPKRVLMERFREGASHGRVGCVLVASASFWEGFDAPGDALQLVVIDKLPFPPPNDPLVEARSQRLESQGRSAFGDYSLPEAAVALKQGAGRLIRRETDRGVLAICDTRLVAMGYGRRLLSALPPMRRLEDEAAFEAALRELVTP, encoded by the coding sequence ATGTCGATCGTCGATTGGCCCGAAGACTTCGAGGCGGACGCCGCATCCGAGGAGCCTGTCCGCGCGGCGCGGGAGGAGGGCTACCTGGCGGCGGAAGTCCAGGCCGCCTTCGCCGAGCACGGGGTGCTCTCGCAGGCGGCCGAGCACTTCCGCGAGCGAGAGGGCCAGACCCAGATGGCGTTGGCTGTGGCCCGCGCCATCGACCAGGGCGGCGTGCTGGTGGTGGAGGCAGGCACCGGCGTCGGCAAGACCTTCTCGTACCTGGTACCGGCGCTGCTGAGTGGCGAGCGCGTGCTGCTGTCGACTGCGACCAAGGCCCTGCAGGACCAGCTCTTCGGCCGTGACCTCCCGCGCCTGGTCGAGGCACTGGGCCTGCCGTTGCGCACGGCCCTGCTCAAGGGCCGCGCCAGCTACCTGTGCCTGCACCGGCTCGACCAGGCGCGCCACGACGCAAGCCTGCCCGAGCGCGGCAGCCTGCGCACGCTGGCAAAGATCGAGCAATGGTCCAAGGCCACCCGCACCGGTGACCTCGCCGAGCTGCCGGGCCTGGACGAGCGCTCGCCGCTGATTCCGCTGGTTACCTCCACCCGCGACAACTGCCTGGGCGCGCAGTGCCCGCAGTTCAAGCCTTGCCACGTCAACCTGGCCCGGCGGGAAGCCATGGCCGCCGACGTGGTGGTGATCAACCATCACCTGTTTTTCGCCGACCTCGCCGTGCGCGAATCGGGCATGGCCGAATTGCTGCCGACCGTGCGCGTGGTGGTGTTCGACGAGGCCCACCAGCTCAATGAGACCGGCGTGCAGTTTCTTGGCGTGCAGCTGAGCAGCGGACAGGCGCTGGACTTCGCGCGCGACATGCTGGCGGCTGGCCTGCAGCACGCGCGCGGCCTGGTCGACTGGCAGCAACTGGTTGGAGCGACCGAGCATGCCGCCCGGGAGCTCCGCTTGGCTGCCGGCAAGCAATGGCCAGGGACCAAGCTGCGCTGGGCCGGCCCAGCGCCGGAAGGGGTGCCTGCCGAAGACTGGCAAGCCGCGCTCGATGCGCTGAAGCACGCCTTCGCGGAAGCCGCCCGAGGCCTGGACACAGTGAGCGAACTCTCGCCTGATTTCGTGCGGCTGCACGATCGCGCCGAGCAGCTGGCCGAACGCGCGGCGCGCTTCGCGAAGCCCTGCGCCCCGGAGTCGGTGCGCTGGGTGGACGTGGGCACGCAGCTGAGACTGATCGAGTCGCCGCTGGACATCGCCGAGGCGGTGCGTACGCGGGTCCTCAAGACCGGACAGGGCGATGCGCAGGAGCACGGGCGCGCCTGGGTGTTCACCTCGGCCACGTTGGGCGACGACCCGAAGCTGCGCTGGTTCACCGAGCCCTGCGGCCTCGAGAGCGCCGAAGTGCTGCGCGTGCAGAGTCCCTTCGACTATGCGCGCCAGGCCGCGCTCTACGTCCCGCGTGCGTTTCCCAAGCCGAGCGACCCGACGCACAGCGCGCAGGTGGCGCGGCTCGCCGCCCAGGGGGCAGCCGTGCTGGGCGGGCGCACCCTCGTGCTGACGACCACGTTGCGCGCCCTCCGTACCATTGGCGACGCCATCCGCCAGCACTTCGAGCCCATCGATGCCGCGCGCAGGCCCGAGCTGCTGGTGCAAGGCGAGCTGCCCAAGCGGGTCCTGATGGAGCGCTTCCGCGAGGGTGCCTCGCACGGCCGCGTGGGCTGCGTGCTGGTCGCCTCGGCCTCGTTCTGGGAGGGCTTCGACGCGCCCGGCGACGCTCTGCAGCTGGTGGTCATCGACAAACTACCGTTCCCGCCCCCCAACGATCCACTCGTCGAGGCGCGCTCGCAGCGCCTGGAATCGCAGGGCCGCAGCGCCTTCGGCGACTATTCGCTTCCGGAAGCGGCGGTTGCGCTCAAGCAGGGTGCTGGCCGGCTGATCCGGCGCGAGACCGACCGCGGCGTGCTGGCGATCTGCGATACGCGGCTGGTTGCAATGGGCTACGGGCGCCGGCTGCTGTCCGCCTTGCCGCCGATGCGACGGCTGGAAGACGAGGCCGCCTTCGAGGCGGCGCTGCGCGAGCTCGTCACGCCCTGA
- a CDS encoding DUF465 domain-containing protein produces the protein MDLNLHSFSRQLIELRMEHADLNATIDRLAETLEPRDDLLLRRLKKKRLFLRDCIARLERLLEPQEPA, from the coding sequence TTGGACCTCAATCTCCACTCCTTCTCTCGCCAGCTGATCGAACTGCGCATGGAGCATGCCGACCTGAATGCCACCATTGACCGGCTCGCAGAGACCCTCGAGCCGCGCGACGATCTGCTGCTGCGTCGACTTAAAAAGAAGCGCCTCTTCCTGCGCGATTGCATCGCGCGGCTGGAGCGGCTGCTCGAACCGCAAGAGCCTGCCTGA
- a CDS encoding PP2C family protein-serine/threonine phosphatase: protein MQDSASTVAPPTRGFRLAAATGLHKGDRPYQQDQVLVMNHPRAAGCVLGVIADGMGGRSGGRKASDQVLMTARQLFARYKPGRDEAVHVLRQLLEDANTVIKLTALSSEQEPHSTLAAFLMNPEGDCAWIHAGDSRIYHFRRGQLVKRTKDHSYVQALVDRGEISEAEANIHPQSNILLGCLGMKSMPPPVEIHLVPKLEPDDLLLACSDGLWHYFTQEEMGRVLAEQSPRSAAELLVAEARKRARGTGDNISLAILKLEALPDPHEAEED, encoded by the coding sequence ATGCAGGACTCCGCCAGCACAGTCGCGCCCCCGACCCGAGGCTTTCGGCTCGCAGCCGCGACCGGCCTCCACAAGGGCGACCGCCCGTACCAGCAGGACCAGGTCCTGGTGATGAACCACCCGCGGGCGGCGGGCTGCGTGCTCGGCGTGATCGCCGACGGGATGGGGGGCCGCAGCGGCGGACGCAAGGCCTCTGACCAGGTGCTGATGACAGCGCGCCAGCTGTTCGCCCGCTACAAGCCGGGACGCGACGAAGCGGTGCACGTGCTGCGGCAGCTGCTCGAGGACGCCAACACCGTCATCAAACTGACCGCCCTCTCCAGCGAGCAGGAGCCGCACAGCACCCTGGCCGCCTTCCTCATGAACCCTGAGGGCGACTGCGCCTGGATCCATGCCGGCGACTCGCGCATCTATCACTTCCGGCGCGGCCAGCTGGTCAAGCGCACCAAGGACCACTCCTACGTGCAGGCGCTGGTCGACCGCGGCGAGATCAGCGAGGCGGAAGCCAACATCCACCCCCAAAGCAACATCCTGCTCGGCTGCCTCGGCATGAAGTCCATGCCTCCGCCTGTCGAGATCCACCTCGTCCCCAAGCTGGAGCCAGACGATCTGCTGTTGGCCTGCAGCGACGGGCTCTGGCACTACTTCACGCAGGAGGAAATGGGGCGCGTGCTGGCTGAGCAATCCCCGCGCAGCGCCGCGGAGCTGCTGGTGGCCGAGGCACGCAAGCGGGCCCGCGGGACCGGCGACAACATTTCGCTGGCCATCCTCAAGCTCGAAGCCCTCCCCGACCCGCACGAGGCGGAAGAAGACTGA
- the zapE gene encoding cell division protein ZapE, producing the protein MSVKQAYEAELVARGYQSDPAQLRAVEALDRCASEWAAYKSQRSNAFKKLINRPEIPRGVYMYGGVGRGKSFLMDCFFNAVPLRRKTRLHFHEFMREVHRELTELQGTVNPLDELGRRIAKRYKLICFDEFHVADITDAMILHRLLVALFDNDVGFVTTSNFRPDDLYPGGLHRDRILPAIELLNQRLEVVNVDNGTDYRRRTLEQVKLYLTPNGAAADKEMRHAFERLAESADENPVLHIEAREIHARRKAGGVVWFDFKTLCGGPRSQNDYLEIASQFHTVLLSDVPHMPVRMASEARRFTWLIDVFYDRRVKLIMSAEVPPEALYTEGPLAHEFPRTVSRLNEMRSTEFLAQERRIVDTRLT; encoded by the coding sequence TTGAGCGTCAAACAGGCCTACGAAGCGGAGCTGGTTGCGCGGGGGTACCAGAGCGACCCCGCGCAGCTGCGCGCCGTGGAGGCGCTCGACCGCTGCGCCAGCGAATGGGCGGCGTACAAATCGCAGCGCTCCAACGCCTTCAAGAAGCTCATCAACCGGCCCGAGATTCCGCGCGGCGTCTACATGTACGGTGGGGTAGGGCGCGGCAAGAGCTTCCTGATGGACTGCTTCTTCAATGCAGTGCCGCTGCGGCGCAAGACGCGGCTGCACTTCCACGAGTTCATGCGCGAGGTGCACCGCGAGCTGACCGAACTGCAAGGCACGGTCAACCCGCTGGACGAGCTTGGCCGCCGAATCGCCAAGCGCTACAAGCTGATCTGCTTCGACGAGTTCCACGTCGCGGACATCACCGACGCGATGATCCTGCACCGGCTGCTCGTGGCGCTGTTCGACAACGACGTCGGCTTCGTGACCACCTCCAACTTCAGGCCCGACGACCTCTATCCGGGCGGCCTGCACCGCGACCGCATCTTGCCCGCGATCGAGCTGCTCAACCAGCGCCTCGAAGTGGTCAACGTGGACAACGGCACCGACTATCGCCGCCGCACGCTGGAGCAGGTCAAGCTCTACCTCACGCCGAACGGCGCGGCGGCCGACAAGGAGATGCGCCACGCCTTCGAGCGCCTCGCCGAGAGCGCCGACGAAAACCCGGTGCTGCACATCGAAGCCCGCGAGATCCATGCGCGACGCAAGGCCGGTGGCGTGGTCTGGTTCGACTTCAAGACCCTGTGCGGCGGCCCCCGCTCGCAGAACGACTATCTCGAGATCGCCAGTCAGTTCCACACGGTTCTGCTGTCCGACGTGCCCCACATGCCGGTGCGAATGGCCTCCGAAGCACGTCGTTTCACATGGCTGATCGACGTGTTCTACGATCGGCGAGTGAAACTCATCATGTCGGCCGAGGTTCCCCCCGAGGCCCTGTACACCGAAGGGCCCCTGGCCCACGAGTTCCCGCGCACCGTCTCGAGGCTCAACGAGATGCGGTCGACCGAGTTCCTGGCGCAGGAGCGACGCATCGTGGACACCCGTCTCACATGA
- the lpdA gene encoding dihydrolipoyl dehydrogenase gives MANKQFDVIVIGGGPGGYVAAIRAAQLGFNVACIDEWKNGKGGPALGGTCTNIGCIPSKALLQSSEHFEHAGKHFADHGIKVEGLGLDIDKMLGRKDAVVKQNNDGITYLFKKNKITFFHGRGAFAKASGAGYELKVTGAAEETIEGKHIIVATGSNPRALPGADFDEESILSNDGALRIPSVPKKLGLIGSGVIGLEMGSVWRRLGSEVTVLEALPTFLGAVDEQIAKEAHKAFVKQGLKIELGVKVGEVKSGKKGVTVAWTNAKGEAQTLEVDKLIVSIGRVPNTIGLNPEAVGLKLDERGAILVDDECRTSLPNVWAIGDVVRGPMLAHKAEEEGVAVAERIAGQHGHVNFNTIPWVIYTSPEIAWVGQTEQQLKAEGRAYKAGTFPFLANGRARALGDTTGMVKFLADATTDEILGVHIVGPMASELISEAVVAMEFKASAEDIARICHAHPSLSEATKEAALAVDKRTLNF, from the coding sequence ATGGCCAACAAGCAATTCGACGTCATCGTCATCGGTGGCGGCCCCGGCGGCTACGTCGCGGCCATCCGCGCAGCGCAGCTCGGCTTCAACGTCGCCTGCATCGACGAGTGGAAGAACGGCAAGGGCGGCCCCGCCCTGGGCGGCACCTGCACCAACATCGGCTGCATTCCCTCGAAGGCGCTGCTGCAGTCCTCCGAACATTTCGAGCATGCGGGCAAGCACTTTGCCGACCACGGCATCAAGGTCGAAGGCCTGGGCCTGGACATCGACAAGATGCTGGGCCGCAAGGATGCGGTCGTGAAGCAGAACAACGACGGCATCACCTACCTGTTCAAGAAGAACAAGATCACCTTCTTCCACGGCCGAGGCGCCTTTGCGAAGGCATCCGGCGCGGGCTACGAGCTGAAGGTGACCGGCGCGGCCGAGGAGACCATCGAAGGCAAGCACATCATCGTGGCGACGGGCTCCAACCCGCGCGCGCTGCCGGGCGCCGACTTCGACGAGGAGAGCATCCTCTCGAACGACGGCGCGCTGCGCATCCCCTCGGTGCCGAAGAAGCTGGGCCTGATCGGCTCCGGCGTGATCGGGCTCGAGATGGGTTCGGTCTGGCGCCGGCTGGGCTCGGAGGTCACCGTGCTCGAGGCGCTACCGACCTTCCTGGGCGCGGTGGACGAGCAGATCGCCAAGGAGGCGCACAAGGCCTTCGTCAAGCAGGGCCTGAAAATCGAGCTCGGCGTCAAGGTGGGCGAAGTCAAGTCCGGCAAGAAGGGCGTGACGGTTGCGTGGACCAATGCCAAGGGCGAGGCTCAGACGCTGGAGGTCGACAAGCTGATCGTCTCGATCGGCCGGGTGCCCAACACCATCGGCCTCAACCCCGAGGCGGTGGGCTTGAAGCTCGACGAGCGCGGCGCGATCTTGGTCGACGACGAGTGCCGGACCAGCCTGCCCAATGTGTGGGCCATCGGCGACGTGGTGCGCGGCCCGATGCTCGCGCACAAGGCGGAAGAGGAAGGCGTGGCGGTGGCGGAGCGCATCGCGGGCCAGCATGGCCACGTGAACTTCAACACCATTCCGTGGGTGATCTACACCTCGCCCGAGATTGCCTGGGTCGGCCAGACGGAGCAGCAGCTCAAGGCCGAGGGGCGCGCCTACAAGGCCGGCACCTTCCCCTTCCTGGCCAACGGGCGTGCCCGCGCGCTGGGCGACACCACCGGCATGGTCAAGTTCCTGGCCGATGCGACGACCGACGAGATCCTCGGCGTCCACATCGTCGGCCCGATGGCCAGCGAGCTGATCTCCGAGGCCGTCGTGGCGATGGAGTTCAAGGCCAGCGCCGAGGACATCGCGCGCATCTGCCATGCGCATCCCTCGCTCTCCGAAGCGACGAAGGAAGCGGCGCTCGCGGTGGACAAGCGCACGCTTAACTTCTGA
- the odhB gene encoding 2-oxoglutarate dehydrogenase complex dihydrolipoyllysine-residue succinyltransferase codes for MSIVEVKVPQLSESVAEATMLQWKKKPGEAVAIDEILIEIETDKVVLEVPAPSAGVLAEIVAGDGATVVAEQVIAKIDTDAKAAAASPAAAAPAPAAAAPAAAPAAAATAATAGSKSDVAMPAAAKLLADNKLTTGDVSGTGKDGRVTKGDVLGAVAGGATAKVAAPVAIPTGAPKAALPQVASPAAAPDLGERPEERVPMSRLRARIAERLLQSQSTNAILTTFNEVNMAPVMEMRKRYQEKFEKEHGVKIGFMSFFVKAAVHALKKYPVINASVDGNDIVYHGYFDIGIAVGSPRGLVVPILRNADQMSFADIEKKIAEYGQKAKDGKLGIEEMTGGTFSISNGGVFGSMLSTPIINPPQSAILGVHATKDRAVVENGQVVVRPMNYLAMSYDHRIIDGREAVLGLVAMKEALEDPARLLFDI; via the coding sequence ATGTCTATCGTTGAAGTCAAAGTTCCCCAGTTGTCCGAATCGGTGGCCGAGGCCACGATGCTGCAATGGAAGAAGAAGCCCGGTGAAGCCGTCGCGATCGATGAAATCCTGATCGAGATCGAGACCGACAAGGTCGTGCTGGAGGTGCCGGCACCTTCCGCCGGCGTGCTGGCCGAGATCGTCGCCGGCGACGGCGCCACAGTCGTTGCCGAGCAGGTGATCGCGAAGATCGACACCGACGCCAAGGCCGCCGCGGCTTCGCCTGCCGCGGCTGCGCCAGCACCTGCGGCGGCTGCCCCGGCGGCGGCACCCGCAGCCGCAGCAACCGCTGCCACGGCCGGCTCGAAGTCCGACGTTGCCATGCCGGCGGCCGCCAAGCTGCTGGCCGACAACAAGCTGACGACCGGCGACGTGAGCGGCACCGGCAAGGACGGCCGCGTTACCAAGGGCGACGTGCTGGGCGCGGTCGCGGGCGGCGCCACCGCCAAGGTCGCCGCGCCGGTCGCGATACCCACAGGCGCTCCCAAGGCTGCGCTGCCGCAGGTCGCCTCTCCGGCCGCGGCACCGGATCTCGGCGAGCGTCCGGAAGAGCGCGTGCCGATGAGCCGCCTGCGCGCGCGTATCGCCGAGCGCCTGCTGCAGTCGCAGTCCACCAACGCCATCCTGACCACTTTCAACGAGGTCAACATGGCGCCCGTGATGGAGATGCGCAAGCGCTACCAGGAGAAGTTCGAGAAGGAGCACGGCGTGAAGATCGGCTTCATGAGCTTCTTCGTGAAGGCGGCGGTGCATGCGCTCAAGAAGTACCCGGTGATCAACGCCTCCGTCGACGGGAACGACATCGTCTACCACGGCTACTTCGACATCGGCATCGCGGTGGGTTCGCCGCGCGGCCTGGTGGTGCCGATCTTGCGTAATGCCGACCAGATGAGCTTTGCGGACATCGAGAAGAAGATCGCCGAGTACGGCCAGAAGGCCAAGGACGGCAAGCTGGGCATCGAGGAGATGACCGGCGGCACCTTCTCCATCTCCAACGGCGGCGTGTTCGGCTCGATGCTGTCGACGCCCATCATCAACCCGCCGCAGTCGGCCATTCTTGGCGTGCACGCCACCAAGGACCGTGCCGTGGTCGAGAACGGGCAGGTCGTCGTGCGGCCAATGAACTATCTCGCGATGTCCTATGACCACCGCATCATCGACGGCCGCGAGGCCGTGCTGGGCCTGGTCGCCATGAAGGAGGCGCTCGAAGACCCCGCTCGCCTGCTGTTCGATATTTGA